In Tenebrio molitor chromosome 1, icTenMoli1.1, whole genome shotgun sequence, the sequence ttcaaatttgttgacaattgcttcgaaaggttatgtttgtaatcaatgtatacagggtgttctcgaagttgacgcgttccttgtaacacgaggtactacacattattcttaagaattttagcctaaatcttcttagtaaaatgtttgtattaacggagataattgactgtatatttttattgttttctaaaattttaagtccggtcctgtccatttctccgctgtactagattaataacaaACCTAGCCCagaatggtgtctttccggatatcgctttgcaatactctctggacgctgcagatgcattctgataacgtgataacattgctcatgcatttgcaacatatctgtgagctcattattttcctaataataaagctatttcgactaattagatgacaactctgacagtagttttgattaacgtccatgctcatttgatttttttttgtcaattccaatttctaacaaatcagcgcaaatttgagcaggaccggtttcaaaaatttcaaaaaaattaacttattgtatgttcattgccgtacacattttactaaggtgattttggctaaaattctttagaacaacgcatactatcacatgttaaaaggaacgtctcaacttcgaaaacaccctgtataataaggGAAAGgaattgaaaattgtcaatttgacaggagcataaaataacctcaaagatACCAAGAATagataaacgtgcctttttttgtttttttttttgtttctgtcgttttaataaagagaaagcgaggaaggaaatcgtgacgttaccgcaaaagggtaaaaattggactatataaGCACATTGAACAAGTCTCGTAGGTACGGTGTTACAACTTACCCCATCCATGCTCTATAGGGTTGAAATTGGGAGTTCTTGCTGGCATCTGATTTTTTGGATGCCAACCTCATACAGATATACAGTAAAAATCCTAGCACGGTGCGGCCATTGGAGTAAACTTGTCGCCAATAAATGTTGCAAACGGTACTAGATGATCTTCAGGGATGTCGATTATGTGCTTACTATGACTATTCATCGAAGTCCCTTCTACTAAGACTAAATGACCTCGAGCAGAGATGCTACTCCTTGTCAGACCCACCATTATCAGTCAATCGTGGTATCCGTTACTATTACATTGTATTTCAAAAGTAGATTTCAACAGCGCACAATTTATTTGGATGTGAAAGCAGTAAGGAGATTGGAGCAGATTGCATTTATTGCATTTCCGGTTTTCCAAATCAGTCAATATTCTTACACACTGAATAGATTTTTTGggtaacaattttatttgaggATTTTATTGTAGGGAGTTACCTTAATAAAAAGTCAGAAGCTGTCTGATTTAAATGTAAGAAAAAACGTTTTCTTATTAGAATTAAGATGAAGGGATCAGCTTCTACACTGCACATCGTTTAAATGGTTTCATagggatttttattttatttagtagtatggtctattaaaataaagataatatttttgttttttctccCAAATGGCTATAAatgtttctgattttttttttgttacgttaacaacatattttaagttttataCTGGAATATTCGATTTACAGATTCAGATAAGTATGTCAAATTAACAAACTTTTCTAACATTTCGAGCATTTTGTATATACTActactttactttattttgccctacgggctttaaaGGATTCCTATACCTTACacaatttctaaataaaacttacaattccaaaaaattttttttttaaattaacataacacatttttctttctattccccacccctctccttctctatcctttccctcctcttccatacctCTTTCATCCACCCTATCTCTCTTCCGTCTTCGctcagtatttctccccgttccttttcctccctctctctcatttcaccGCAAAATTCTTCCCTTAGTTGTTCTATTTCTCTCTTGACTTCTTGATTCTCTTTTCTCAGCTCCTTTATTTCCTCTGTAATTTCCCTTTTCACTTCCTCCAGcttttccaatattttttccatttccctgcctgattttTTCTCCACTTCCGGTGACCTTGCGGATTTTTTACTTGCCCCAAATACttcctcctcctcctcctcttcttgttttcctgtttttccttttccagttcttttcctttttttcttgtcTTTCTGGGACGCCTCCACCCTTCCTTGGCTAAAAGAACGGTTTCTGCCTCCCTCGCTCATAGGCTTGCTCTTTACCTCCTAGATGTCGCTGTTTTCCGTTTGTTTAACACTTCTCTTCTTTTGGGTGTTTTCTTCCTCCCCACACCGTTCAACCATCATCCTACCTTGCTTCGATAAATTCCCCTCTCCTTTGTCGTTGGTCTCTCTAATTTTTTCTGACTTTATCTTCTTTTCCGCTTCACTCTCTTTAGCTCACTTTTTACCACGTGTTGCTCACTCCGTCGGTAATACAGGAACCGCATtttgtatatatttatttgattgtCTTTAAATACATGTCTACACTAGTTAAAACTTCAGTTTTTGAAATTGattgtttaaaaaacaaaatattctcacatattatatcccaagtgtaaaattttttatcggaaaattttttgctaatgaacgaaaccatccataaatgaggtcagtaGACCAATTATtcgcaaataagagcacgagacgaagtcgaggacttttatttgataataatgggtcttctgaccgaataatttatggatgtttgagttcattagcaaaaaagtTTGCCGATATTAacattttgcacgaggggtatacggctgattatttcctgaatagaatgaaaccaaacgcattatttcctttttattcaaaatatttattaaaaaaaaatcaggtaccgacattttttatcaaattattattgcacagtgtgcattttagagaaattttatcgggttattttttgttttctcgttttgattggtcaatatttgtcacgcaattggtcgctaaacacatgaaggaaataatcaatgaaatatttttaaatggaatttCATTTTAAGAGCTTTTTCTTAGATGAAGATAATTTTGCTGTCGAAACGCGCATCAGCTTTATAAAAAACTAAATCAAGACAAGTACGAATTTATGACTTATAAAGACGAACCACTTGTTAAAGAATTTATCAATACGGAGCAAGTGGAAAGGAACAAGTTTCGGGTTATCGATGAACTATAGATctaaaatacagattttttgataaatacaaaaaaatacaactcCAAATGTACCACACAGGCCAGATCCATCAAAAGATTTTGGATATTATCTTTACTAGAATAGCAGGGTTAGGGGTCCCAGCATTCATCAAGACAtgcaaaaaatgtgaaattattttctgTTATTGGTTAATATATTAAGGTTTTGTTAGATTTTAATTacagtcaaatatttttttgaatgaGTAATTATTTCAGTGCAAGGCTtgaatagctatttatgtaccaagcgcgttacaacgatgatgacgcccggagaacgatgaatccagctcgagggctttagcccgagagatggatatcgttcgatgggcgtaatcattcggtgacgccgtggtgcatacaagattttatttttcactatacgtgttctttaaaaaaaaaattggcatctcggcaattatgaattgatgagggcgttatgaattcattacgcccgcttattcttattacgccctgtattaTTCTCTGGTtattatggacatgtttacgtatttagtatcctaggagttatcatgcaattatacgaaagtgaaaaataaaaaatataaagttCGCTTTACAAttgcggccacggaatttggccgtcactttcatgttaattaaaaaaaatggatgtagtccatgctttattgtcattatgattgatttttgaaattgacatccaaaaatttttcaatgttatacTTCATTCAAATAGTTGCGAACATGCTACCAATACCTTATTTCAATAAAGATTGCACGAAATGAGGAATCGCGTTTTCTTGTAAATCAGCCAgcatcaaaatgacaagtcttgtaatagcagaaagtgaggttacgaatACGTAAGGGTCGCTTTACATCTCAACCCAATGGAAATTCCCTGGCCGTAATTGTACACGAAAAAAGACATGGCATTATAACAATTTTGAATGTGTTGGTTATTCTATTTAGGTGGTAACTATCTTGTATCAAGGAGCtaaacattttcttagttaatTGTAGCAATAACTGAATTAGTTTAggtgattttttacaaaatattatgCAGATGAGAAGTTCGTGTTGTAAAAACTTCGCATAAATATTTAAGTCGCACGAATATGACGTTTATAAGGGTCGGGTCACACTAACAGGCATTTCACATTATACCTGTGCGATGAGCTAATGTTCATTACAACTTAGCGGAAGACAGTTTAGCGATAAGGTATATTTCGAAAGTAGTAAATATTTGATCTGCGAAGCACATTCTAACAGGCTGCTAGGGACGAATGATGGGCTAAATGAGTAGACACGGACCTGAAATGGTTTTTCGATGCTCCTATGTGATTTGTTTGGCCGCCATGACAGTGACAGCTCGGCTGTCATTCTACCGGACTGCAACTCACACCGACTTTTTTATTTCTCTGTTTTAAAGCCCGGAAAGCTAGCGCGAACTCCctgcattttaaaataatgtttaaacGACATCAAAGTAATCGATATGATATCGTCGGGATAAGCAATCCGACaacaaccaattattttaaagttgAAACGAACCGCTTCTATTAATACATTCTATTTTATCTGGTGACGAGATAAAACCAATTTTAATATCTGGCAACTTTCTGTTagcgaatacattttaaaataaacaacaacttctcatgattttttctgaaaatttaTCGTGAAAACAATGTGTTTGTGCCGCATTAAATCGCTATTAAGTCTCTTCTTCCATTAGCATGGAAAATTGTCTTCACAtctattaagaaaaaattaaaaacccaTCACAAATAAATTGAGTTTTAGTTGATACGTCTAACAGACCATCCTTTCAAAGAACACCTTGATtacattaataatatttatgttaACAGCAAGTTAATGAATGCACTTTAATAATTCAATTAGTGATTGATCTTCACTctttatcaattattattgacACTTTTTATTCACCGGACATGTTGTCTTTGAAGcaaatattattgttatttttatcgcATTCTGGTCGTTAAGAAATATATCAATTTTGTGTTCCAAATTAGATTACGTTTTTCCTTCTGTTCATTGCATTTATAAGGAGGTTCTTGATTTTTCATACTTAAAATGTGAATAGTATGGACGTGTTTTATTGTGTAAGTATTTGTAAACGTAACAATTTTATCTGACCCTTTTAGTGGGAATTttagttaataaataaataggtacGATGCATTTTATTAGTTTCAGTAAATTAAGAATTCATTGCAACCCTGTGCAGTTTGGTTAAGTAAGCACACATTAAATTATGCAGGAGTTTCAAAGAgataaatgtaattaaatgaattcaaaatacaatttatttacaaatttaaatctgCTTCCAACCAGTTAAGCATATATTAATCATTTTGGGAAATTACTTTCAAATAATaatgagagaaaaattgtcgccgaggccgctAGCGGCCGAGGCAGcacaatctcgaggatgtgAAAGGATTTCGCGGTCAAGGTgttcataacattttttgggcaaccgaaaatttgtaattacatattataaaacgaacaagcaaaatttacttcactgtcaatacATATCTACATATACATTGCTACAGGACAAATCGcataaggtttatttctgaatttatttcaaatatcaaaatttatcaaatattaaaattacgtttacTTTAACGGCCGTCGTTAAACGTTTTACGTACGCAaagtgctcgtttcgcgtacggttgcacaaaaaatatttaattttattctttagcCAACAATAATTATCTCTGCTAcggtttaaagaaaaaacttgaaaattcaTTTCAAACTCTTgcgttttcaacatttttttttttttaaatatttcatttcaaataATTAAGTATAGTGTCTTTGTGAACAgaattttcataaaaactGTATTTTCATCCGAAATATGAGATTTAGCTTAGTTGGAGTGTAGGTGCAAAGGTTATGTGCCTATTTTTGGCTTGTGGGTAGTGAACTCACAGTCTATCGGGGGCATCCGTCAACGGACCTAACCGTGATTGAGTCCGGGACCCGCAAATGCATAATAAATGCAGCTACGGCTACGGCCTGCCATGCAATGTTCTGCTCTGTTCTGCCCATCAAACTGTCACAAGTGGTCTCTCGGAGCTGTTCTATCAACAATCACcggatttttttccaatacTGATATTTTCCATTATGCAACGACGATCAGACCTAACTAATTTTGCCAGGTGATGCACTACTAATCCACAAAGCTGAGATTTTATCTGAAATGCATCTATGTATACGAAATCTCTGATTATTTCATAACTTATAAAATAGCACGATTCTCTTTTTGGGTGGTTTAAGAAAATCTAGGATTGTTGCCGAACGGTGAACTTTGCGATGATTTGCACAAATTAATGAAGTGGACGCGTTTAACGAAACAAAAATGTGTCCAAGCTCGCAACGAGCGCAGAAATTATGAAGTGGAGAGCACAATGCGGTCTACTCGCCCCTTTCGGATAAAAGGCATTCTAATCAGCAGTTCATATTTGTATATAATTTGTCTATATAAAAGGGAATCCCCCATGTATCGCTTTCAATGTGACAGACGGCCCGGAGAGACTGTTCTCCACAATAGCTTCTCTTGGCGCTCGAAGGCGGCCGACGGACGACTGCTACCGCCAATGTTTATACAACCATATGTATATCGTACGCATGAATACTTTTAAAAGGGGCACTTATCTTTACATTCCTGGGGTTCTGTGTTCCATTCATGACAGCCTCGGTCGACAAGCGAGGGCTTCTTTTGTGTCGGATCTGAATTTTTCCGCTCTAAAAAGAACACTTTTGTGTTTATGCCGTATAAACGGTAAAATGCTTCAGTGACAGTTGCTGttctgaattttaaattctCGATCGGTTAgggttcaatttaaaaaataatatcggAAAGCTTTAAGCTATCTATCACAAAATAATCAGAAATTAAGGccttaaacaatttttattgcataattaattattatctatgATGCGATAGGTATATAAAACGAATAATCCTGGATTAGTTTAAGAAGAAATTTTTACCTTTGTATCACGGTAAAACCGTGAAAttcttccatatttttttttatggaaacTGCCCGCTATTCGAACCGTTGCTtacaagtaaaaattttaaaatgatattAGTCACATAAGTTATATTGAGAAATCaaggaaaattaattagtaacAACACAAGTAACAAAAGTACAAAAGTAATGGACGGATACTATGTTTGATTGTTGAAGAAAAAGTCTTGGCATTTAAGATAACAAAGATTTTTATTACCCCATCTGCAACAGCAATTTATTCGTCCAAGCCTGGTGACCTGGTAGtgaaattttaagtttattaaattttaaacagcaTAAATTGGTtctaaattgaattttacatattttttttcagttatgTAATACATGTTGTAATAACATTAACTTCTAAATGGCATATTGATATTTGATGCCGGCTTTGATACGGCGGCACCCCTGCAGTTAATACAGCAGCTCAATGCTTTAATGATTTGTTGTAAGGGCTGTTAAAAAGAAATGTGATATCTATCTTTCACACAAAGCAACAGAATTTTGGTTATTAATACTATGAAtacgataaataaataatcacaAGTCGTATCAGGTGTATTTATGAGAATCacaattttggtaatttcaGATAACGCTGTGTGTGGAAGCACGTAACTGGCATTAGTGGTCTAACCTCACCCAAATTTAAGAATTGATGTTGCATCATTTATgatagaaattattttaatttgtagaacgtacaatttaagtgaagaaaatgaaaaacaacgtttaacggaaaaaattaaaaagtcaaAGTACGTCTTACTAAAAGTATAAGTGGAACATAAtgcttttaacaaaaatcccacacaattaaaaaaatacaaagttaaagtGACAAAATCCACATTTTCAAGTTTATATActaaaatttcttttaaactCAATGATTAAAGATTATTTTTGAGTGTGTCACTTAGATGATGGAATCTTAgttgattacccagaagtagttttgtccgactttaagacagttatcaatttatccagGAAAACtggtcttgaattaaactttaagaaatgcgagatcttttgctgttctggagacaaatatttaaaagtcataaagaaatttcaaaatttagcaccaggtaggtattaaaatttgtaaccgaggaagtttatctcttttactATTGAAAAAACTATCATTACActagaaaaaatcttttacACAAAGCTGAACTTCTCAGCAGACACGGTATAAGTATAAGTATaaactttaatcaaaaactgtcttttcataccaaaattttattttttattaagaacaactcaattttggaaattttctaattatgttaattcaattgactcttctttaaagtcttctttagaAGAAAGAAacaatacttaatttacgtttaactgatatacaatggtgtcagtccacttcaccgattagatttggtagATTGGGAATTCGCCGCATTTCCGCTATTTGCCTCCTTGCTTTCTTATCTTCAATTCATAGTGCTAAAAAGTTGTTTCTCTATTAGGTACTAAATtgaaaggataatgagcttattatttACCATTATGATGAACCATTCCACAATCTCAGATGAActgggataatatcaatataaaacgaataattgccaatgacttaatctttaattcacctagagacttggctcgttttaaggctttgcattttgcaatgcagagaatcaggatcttggttacatgcaatacgttctcctaatattggtactctcttagataacacttccttccaagtttgtattggtttaagattgggttataatctttgtacacctcatatttgcaaatgcaaagcgaaagttgacgaaatcggcatccacggtctaagttgttccagacacactgaaattaattctattgtcaaccggtctttgatttctattcatgttaattcaactttagaaccaaacggactgacTCGGGATGATGGAAAACGCCCAAATGGGGTGACTTTAGTAccatggattaaaggtcaacctttagtttgggacgttactgttgtagatacacttgcagacagttacgttttcaaaacatctgaagtttcaggttttgccgctgaaatggcttgcatagcaaatatagttcaattatttcgtcaaattacatatttaaaggtttaacctttgaaaccttaggccttTGGTGCAAaaaagccatcgatttcattaatgtcatcggaaaccgatttattgcggaatcaggcgattcaaaatcaaagaaattcctttacTTTTCCAAATTCctcattattatcggaaatttttgtattgttaaagaaaaatattatgtacttCAAACTTCATGCATTACCTAATAGAGTGTAGTATGTATCACAAATCTAGAAAATGcgtaattatttgtttttcatttaggtacctttttttaaatttctcatagatttaaaaaaaatataagttatccaattttaacaaaagtaaaattgaaagtttaacacaaatttttgaattattttgttttatagttCTTGTATGGATctctattttttccaaattgtgaaaaattctCCACGTGATTTATAGTTCcaatattttaaattcctTTCATTCGTTCACCCTTTGGTTGGCGTTCATATTTGTATTGCTTAAAGctaaacaattgaaatttaaattaatctgTAAATATGACCTTCTTCCAGTCATCTtctaatttgattatttaGCGAAAAGAAAAACTTGTTCTATGGGACATCAGTATTCTACACCTGTTTTAAGATAAATATCTTTCTTGAAATCATTTTCTTAATGTACTGGTTGACTTTCAGCCAACGTTTCCACAAGTTCTGAAAGTAAATAGACGAAAATGGGCGacttttttatcaaaataattgatttcaatAATACTGTATTGCAATAAATGCAAAGTAAtgcagggtcattataaatgattgtcccatcgcagttggcgttaaAAATCCACACAagttttggatgtgccgccagcctcgcacCGTTaaacaaactagtagacagatttccgcTACCGCCAGTAGCGCCatctatcggcgatactagttttatttatgatgcttgcggcacattcaactacgtcaccaaagCCTATTACAaggggacaatcatttataatgacccaggcgcgttgaaaataaaaagtcCTTTAATTAAGGAAATGTGGTTAAGTAGGTCGTGAAAGAGAGAGAAACTCTTTTACAAACCCATGTCATCTTTTTAGCtggtatgctttgacattttttcaGATATTCTCGTATAGATATACATCATTTTGATcatcatttatttaaatgattatgtaattaattaagaacATTAAAATGAActgttatttgaaaaaaaaatcacatcaCTGCTTGCTTGCTCAGTAAATGACATTTGGTTTGACAGCTAAGGGAACTACGTTAGGCACTTGTGACTTAACCACAAACTTTTTTAAGCTCTTTACAATAATCAGATAATTCCCTTTGATATGATACTTTTAAGATTTTTTAGTGTTGTGCTAATGTTGAATTGAGATTCTGCAGAATTTTCCtaaatatattaaatattaGCTTCTGGAATTGGATCGTTTTTGGAGGTTTGGttggttaaataaaattataatttacaaaaacatgtgactatttacttaaaaaaaaataaatggaatcCAATGCATTGATTATATTATAACTGTCATTTGCTTATCATAGGGTGTAATTCAATTTGGTAGCAATCTGATAAAACaactttcaatttttcaaatttggtgGGAGCGGTCatattttgaacaaatttCGCCTTAAAGTATAGTTAAACTTTAGTTAACAATTACAAAAGGATAATTGTTGGATCGAAATgcataattcaaaaattgcaaTTGGTATGTAGTGGCTAAGACGGACAGCGATAATACGTAGTTTCAGTTAAAGTAGAAACGGTCATAATTAATTCAGTGACATTTGTTTCTTCAAAGCTTGGTGCAATACTCGTGTAGTAATAATTACATATCATGTTTGTCTTTTCATTAGAATTTATTCGTGCGTTGCGTTATGCAAATGGAGTTATAATAACACGTATTAAGACACGCTAATTATGTATCAGGATCTTTATTTTTCTGCCGCAGGAATGAGACGGTACCGTTTGAGTTTTCCGTATAATTATTAACTCCTAAACACAGCTGTCAAAAGTACAAGTGTTTATTTCACATAAGCTcttgacaaaataattacggTGGATTTTCCGGTTTAATGTGGTTAGCATTTTCGTGCGTACGTTGTGGAGGTAAAGCCTGTCATATCGGCATAAGTTGGCGTGGGGGGTTTGATATATGGCGTGTTTGCTTAAGGGGGGACACCTGCGCTTCCGGACAGGAAGTAGTGCCCGGAAACTCTGGCACTCCAGTTTACCGGAGGAAGCAGCCTAATATCACGAGAGACTTATGGCAAATATATCGATCTGATTCTTTAACATACAGATTAATACCTCGTTGAATATTTCAACACAAAACTAAACACCCACCCTCTCGCTATCGATtggtgaaaaaataatttctctaTGGACTGCTCGGGCTTGTTAATTATTAATCGCACGACTTTGGTAAGAAATGATGA encodes:
- the LOC138141399 gene encoding uncharacterized protein, whose translation is MSEGGRNRSFSQGRVEASQKDKKKRKRTGKGKTGKQEEEEEEEVFGASKKSARSPEVEKKSGREMEKILEKLEEVKREITEEIKELRKENQEVKREIEQLREEFCGEMREREEKERGEILSEDGREIGWMKEVWKRRERIEKERGGE